CTGACAACCAAGGATCTCGTGGAAATCAAAACTGGAAGCCGATTTGTTTGGCTGGGTCGAGTCGACCATGTGATCAACAGCGGGGGAGTGAAAGTGCAAGCTGAAAAGGTAGAAAGGGTCGTTGCAGAAGCTCTTTTTGAAATGAATCAGGAGAAAAATTCTAATCAGGAGTTTTTTGTCGGGCCCTTACCTGACAAAACTTATGGTCAGGTCGTAATAGTTGTTTTTGAAGACGTAAACCCTATTCAAATTGATGAGAAAAGACTCAGGGGTCTTCTTTCAAAAAATCTAACCAAGTATGAAATTCCAAAATCAATTTATTTTTTGAAGTCGTTTATCCGTACAAGTACTGGCAAAGTTGACAGAAAAGCCAATCTCGCAAAAATCATAGATGAGCTGGAGCCTTCCCGATAAATTTAAATTCTTTTTTAATGATTTTTATGGAAACATTTGTCCTGCAAAAGTAAGACGTGCAGCGCCATTTTGGCTACTGACTGTTATCGTAACAGTAACGTCGGCGGACGCTCCTTCAATTTTATCCGGATCGGAATTTGTCAGCACAAACGAAAACTGAGTTGCGCCTCTTGATTGTGTGTCGACAAGAGATACATTTGTATCACCGTCAACCCGGCCATTATTTGTTTGGACATTGATATTTGTGCCGGCGACTAATGGGTTACTGTTCTGGTCGCTGACGATAAAAGTGAATCTTTGGGAACTATTTGCTGTGAGGCTAAAAGTGGTAGGATTCAGATCGGTGAGTTGTGTTATCCCGGAAAATAGGACAATGGTGCTTTTCGTAATTGCATTTTGATTTTCATCAACTGTTTGTGCAGTGATTAGGGCAAACCCGCGCTCGTTCCTCGGGGGGGCTGCCCCCGAAACACCTTGCGGCTGGGGAGCGGCCGAAATTAAACTCACGGCAGCGATTCCCAATTGATTGGTTACGGCTGAACCTTCAATGATTCCGCCGGTGCTTTGAAATTGTACGGATGTACCTGGGGGCACCGGGTTGGAATATTTGTCGCCCACAAAAACGGTTATAGGATTTACCAGGCCGAAAATATTGTATCCGGCAAAATTGAGCCTTGCAGAGACTACGGAGAAGTGATTAATATCCGGCAGACCGCCATGAATCGATATGGGGACAGGCGCAGAAGCTATTGAAGTCCCGGCAACCTCAGCCACAATCTGCAGGGCTCCCGCTATGGTTCCGCTATTTACCGTCGTAAAAACTCTGCCATTGTTGTCGGTTAATGCCGTGTCGGGAGCAACAAACTCTCCGCCATTTGGACCCCCTTTAATTTGAAAACAAACCTTTACCTGATGATCCAGATCAACGGGAATGCCATTCGCATCTCTTACTTCGAAAGTAGCGTCGGAGGTTTCATTGGCGCCGGATCCTTTAACGAAGATATTGCTGGTTTGAATGTTTGTAAGCACAACATTGGAGGCAGGGCCGCTGCTGCCGGTAGGGCCATCGCCGCTTTTAGTTAAAACCGCATCGGGTATATTGGCAAGTTTTCCGTTTTGAATAACGATGGCTGTGTTAAAATCAAAAAAACCTGATTTTGAAAAAGAAAGTGAGACAACCCTGGCATTAGAATCCGGCAGTTGGATGGCTAAAGAATAGTCCCCGTTTTCATCCGTAAGAGCAGTTTCTACGAGAGAGTTTAATCCGACCAAAACGTCTTTTATCGGACGCAGGTTACCTTCCTCTACAACTTTCCCCTCTATAATTGCAGTGTCCGAAGGAACAAGAGGATTATTATTGCAACTTTGGTTAACAACCAATAAACCACAAAGTGCCAGTAATTTGAAAAATGCCACAGGGGCAAAGCGCTTCTTCATTTATAAATCCTATATTGAATGAAAAATAATGCGAACGACTGGAATTATTCGAGTTTTATAGGTTTAAGTACACACTAAGTTTTTTAGTTGCAGAAGAATAAAGAGGGTCTATTTTTGTTGAGGAAAACTTTTCCAAAGCCAACAAAAGCTCGTCCGCCGAGCCATATCTATCTTTCGGATCTTTGGCCAATGATTTGACAATAAGGTTTATCAGTTCTTTTGGCAGGTCGTCTCGCAGCTC
This candidate division KSB1 bacterium DNA region includes the following protein-coding sequences:
- a CDS encoding Ig-like domain-containing protein, with amino-acid sequence MKKRFAPVAFFKLLALCGLLVVNQSCNNNPLVPSDTAIIEGKVVEEGNLRPIKDVLVGLNSLVETALTDENGDYSLAIQLPDSNARVVSLSFSKSGFFDFNTAIVIQNGKLANIPDAVLTKSGDGPTGSSGPASNVVLTNIQTSNIFVKGSGANETSDATFEVRDANGIPVDLDHQVKVCFQIKGGPNGGEFVAPDTALTDNNGRVFTTVNSGTIAGALQIVAEVAGTSIASAPVPISIHGGLPDINHFSVVSARLNFAGYNIFGLVNPITVFVGDKYSNPVPPGTSVQFQSTGGIIEGSAVTNQLGIAAVSLISAAPQPQGVSGAAPPRNERGFALITAQTVDENQNAITKSTIVLFSGITQLTDLNPTTFSLTANSSQRFTFIVSDQNSNPLVAGTNINVQTNNGRVDGDTNVSLVDTQSRGATQFSFVLTNSDPDKIEGASADVTVTITVSSQNGAARLTFAGQMFP